The Deltaproteobacteria bacterium genomic sequence TCCTCCTGTGCGTCTCGAAAATCGGTCAACAGGCCGAAGTGCAGGTTAGCGTCCCGATTTGCCAGGAACCGCACTTCAAGCGCCTCGATCAGATCCTCTATATTCTGCGTGCTTATGAGCATCGTCGGAACCACGGCCAGTGTGCGGAATTCCGGCGGTATCCCTTTGGAGAAGTCCATGCGCGGCAGCGGATGGGGTATCGCCAACAGCGTTGCCAGCAAGTTTACCAGCGCAATGGCCAGTTGACTTGCGCCCAGAACTGAGAGGAGTACGATCAGAACAATTGCCCATCCCGGTAACGCACCGACATGCGCCTTCGCCAGTAAGCCCCCGGCGAAGATTGACGTCATCAGCGTGATTGTACCCAGATAGAGGAGAAAAGGAAACCGGCGGCTCCATCTCTGAAGGTACTCAGATGGGGAAAGGCGTACCTCCAGCGCCCGTTCGAGTTGGGGCAATCCCTTGTCGATCAGGTAAAAGCCGACATGTGCCGAGCGATCATTACCGTCTTTCCCGTTCGCACCCTCATGCGCCAGCCCGATCGCCGTGCGCGCCACCTCGCTCTCGGAAAACCGGCTGTGTCTCGCTATCTTTTCCACGACATGGCGGTAACGGTCACGGGTAGAAAAATCCATTGTGCCGTAAACGCCTCCGGGGTCCTCGCGCAGCACTTGCTCGACAACGCTCATCGTCTCGACGAACTCTCGCCAGTCCATCGCGCTCAGGAAACGAAGGCTGCCGATGCTGTTGCTCATGGATACCTGATCGGCAGCCAGTTGTTGGTTCTCCGCCTGCACCAGTTGCTGGATCGTCTGGCCGCACTCGGACAGCCGCTGCTCAAGCCAGGTAAGCGGCAATGACAGAGCAGGACCCTGTCCCTGCAGGCGGCGTGTAATTTCCGCTATAAACGAGCTCACCAGCGGCGGGTTTGATCGCGCCATGTCTGCGATTACCAGAATCAGGCTCTTCGGGTCCTTCGTGGCGCTCTCCGTCATCTGGTCTGCCCAATAATCGGCCAGGTTGCGGTCGATTCTATCGGTAGCGATCCGGGCGGCAACGCGCCGGAGATTCTCGATCAGCGCCAGGCGCAGCATAATGGGTATTGCCCACAATTCGCCTAACTTCAGTGCGGTGACGGTCTGGTAGGCTGCGGCAAATCTGCTGAGAATCTCAGGATCTACCCGCCCATCGCCATGGGAGATCATTTCCAGCGCAATGTCATATACGCGCGGCAGAGCAGCCGACGGACCATTCATCAGGCGAGAGAGTTCCCGGCTGTACCCCTTTGGCAAATGCCTCCTGGCGGTGCGTATCTGCTCTTCAATCAGATAGAAGTTGTCGAGCAGCCATTCCCCGGCAGGCGTAATCCGGCGGGTTGCCTTAACCGCCTCCGTCAGCAAATTTTGGACGCCAATCAGGAGGCCTTCATTCTCAGCCAGTCTTGTCAGAAGCCGATCCGGAGCGTATCCCGGGCTTAACGTGTGCGAGCCTGCGAGAATCTTGCCATGCAGCTCCATCTGATCGGCGCTGAATAACTCCGCTCGCAGCGGCGGCTCGAAACAGGCAAACTTTTGCGCCAAACCGTTTCCGCGAAGGCTTGTCCACAAATGGGACAGGTTCTTGAAAATTGTCTTGGTGATGAACTTCACTTTTCAAACCTCGTATTGAGGAGAAGTATCGCCAAACCAGTCGCAATGGTGGTAGCAGACTTTTATCATTCCTTGACGCAATATTATCTTACCGTAGCAAAGAATCTCGGCGAATCCGATAACGACCGGAATCACTCCCCATGAAACTGGCAGATTGGAATATCTACCCCTGAAGTTTGTACCACACTTAATGTTAAAGTTCCGGCATTTTTTTATTATTTAGGACTGGAACAACTCCCAGCTTCCCACCTCTCTATGTATGGAAGGGGAAAATATGTGTCGGGTATTGATACAATGACAGCAATGGGTGGTCAGGTTATTTATAGACAGAAAGGAGGGATATTTCATGTGACACAGGCAGGTTAACCCTTCTTTGGGCACAATTTTTGTCACACTGATCGACTGCTGTTGAGAAATGCCTTTAAACGAAGACTAAACAAAGCCATGCTCTACACAAGATATCATCCCCTGATACAAATAGTCTGTAATTCCGTATGGGTAATATTGGGATTATGGATTTATCCGATTGAGAAAACAATTCTGTTGATACCCTTAATACTGGGCATTGCTTTCGGATTATATATATCGAGGGGTGGCAGATAGTTTTAGCCCAACCATTTATTTCAGCCGACCGCCTTTGGCGGCGGCTGAATTCGGGCGTTACTCTCTTTCCATCCGTAATCCTCAATTCTGACAACTGCCCACCGCTGAACAGTAGTAGGTGTATAGTCGTAAATCAAGACCTACTTTGAAATTGATATAAAATTATTCTAAAAGACCATAAAAAATGAGGTAAAACGCCATTTTTCAATTTGCATTTCCCTGGAAGAAAAATCTTTCATCTTTATTTGATATTCATGGCCATTCGTTTAATAGCATCCTTAAATAAGACTTCCATGCTTGTATCTGAGACCCGTCTGACAAAACCCAGGCCGAATAATTGATGCTTGATCACCTCGTCAGGCTTGTATATGTCCTGAACGCGGTACACTTTTACTGGGATTTCCGGATTCATTTCACTATGCTTGCGTTCCCACTGGATGGGGGCATCGTTGACCGGCTTTCGGCTCTTAGATGCCGTCGTCACTCTTTTTTCTTGCCTGGGCTGCGCCACAAGATCATTGCTTTTTTTCTGTTGCGTTGCCGTTCTGTACATATGTTCCGAACCGCAGGTTTTACATTTAACCCTTTTAACTTTACCGTCAACTTCATACATGACAACGTGGGCCAGCAAGAGTTTACATTTCGTACAGTGGGAATCGATATATTTTCCGACTAATGACACAGGAATCTCCTTATGGTTATATTTTTTATTATGGATATTGAAATCTTGATCTTAAAGTAAAAAACCCATGACCAACGCCAGAGAATACGCCGACAGAATAATCGAACTGGAGAGAAAGAGGGACTACCGTGGGGCGCACGAAGTGCTGAAGGAGGCCCTGACTATCTATCCGACCCATCCTTTTCTTTTAAGGACAGAGGTCTACCTGCTCCTTAGACTCAATAAGACAAAAGAGGCGCGGACCAAGGCGGAAGGACGGGTGGAGATGCTGAAGAACGACATCTTTTTCCTAAAGACCTACCTCAGTGTGCTCCGGCAGGAAAAGGCCAAAGAAGACATGGAACGGCTGCTCACCGCGATCCTCTCGTGGGGTGTGGGCGATGAAGATTTTCATGTTTTCCTGGTCAAAACAGCCTCACAGTGCGTTGGCAGGGAAAAGGGAGAGGAAGTCCTCCGGCAGGCACTGGCGAGGTTTCCCGAAAGCGAACCCCTGAAGAAGATAGCGGCTGATGGGGAAACGGCAGAGGACGGCGCGAACAGGTTTACCCTTTACCGGCAGAAATTCGCCGGCAAGAAGACGGCGGAGGCCGTTGCCGAGATCGAGGCCATCATGGTGATGCCGGGTTACGCCGGGGATTACGATCTCCATCTCTATCTTGCCGACCTGTATAAAAAAATGGAAAGATACGATCAGGCCGTGGAGATCTATACGAGGCTGCTGGCCCTCCGGGACCATGAATTCACCCGCAAGATGCTGGGCTACACCTACTATAAGATGGGAGACAAAGAGCAGGCCGCCGCTTACCTGAAAAGCGTTTTTATCAAGCGGCCAGACGATCATTTTCTGGCTCGTACTATTTTCAAAATCTTCGAGGAAAAGGCCGACTATACGGGATTGGAACAGCTGGTGGCCGAGGCGCTTGCCTTAAGACCGGAGGCGAAACACCTTTACGGATTACTGAAAAAGGCGCGACGATGGCAGAAAGACTGCGCGACATTATAGACATCCGGTTCCTTGACGTATTCGACGGATGGCGTTTCGAGACTGACTCATATCTTCAGCAACCTTAAGATGTTGTGGCAGACAATATTTTCGAAATCCTGTTTTCCTAAGTTTAACCGGATTACTTCCTGGAGTTCGCTGCCGGGTGTACCGAAAGGAAAATCGCTTCCGAAAAGGAGCCTGTCGCTTCCATACTTGTCCAAAAATGCCGATATTTCCCGCCCTGAAGCCAGAGCCGTATCGGCGTAGATGGTTTCATCATCCCATATCCCCGATCTGAATAGCGCGGTAAAGCCGCCGTTTAATCCACCCATATGAGGAATAATGATAGGGGTTCTCCCCTTGACTCTCCTGATGAAGTACCGGGTGTTATCGAAAGATTCTTCGAGGACAATGGGAAGCGCCTGACGATAAACCTCCTGCAGGAATCCCTCACAGAGGGGATCGTCGTAATTATAGACCGGTTCATGTTCGTGGCGATGCCACTTAATTGCCTTGTAGCCTTTCTTTAACTCATCCTTCCTGAAGTCGTTCCATACAAAGTAATAGGAAAAGATGTTTTCTTGGGTCTGCTGGAGGTCTAACAGATAATTATTGGCCCGCTGCCTGCAGGTCATCCAGACGGAATTATCTTCGAAGTCATAGGTATACCGGTCATAGATATCCTCGACAGGGGCAAAGAGACATGCACCCTGTATTCCCGCCGAATCAAGATATTGCTTTATGATTTCAAAGGGCAGATTGACATTCTGAATACCGCAGTGCATATGAGAATCGATAATTTTCGTATTCATCTCCTGTGCTCCCTGGACCCTAGTACACTATTTTTAAATTTGTGCTTTCTCTGTCTTTCCCGTAAGGAGCCTGCTCTCGCGAGGGCGGACAACAGGCAGGGTGGATATGAGGTTTATATCGCATGAGTGGTGTAAAGTCGGGAAAGGGCAGGGTTAGCTGCTGCCAGTTGGCGATGCATCGGCGGCATCGTGATCGGGTGTTGGCCCTTGCCTGGCAGGCGTCGGTGTCAATGAAATATCCGTACTTTTCACACCACCGGCTTTCTCTAGGATTTTTTGCGGCGTGAAAGGTGTCTTTTTCTTCTCTATGGAAATCTTTTCTATCCATTTATTAAAAAAGACAAAACCCCGTCCTCATGTCGATTTTGAGAAACGGGGTTTCACAAAACATGTAATAATCATCATTGATAGATTAAACTATCTCTACTTTTTTGCCTTGGCAACAGGCTTTTTCACTGCCTTCTTTACGGCAGGTTTCGCTTTAGCGGGGGCAGCCTTGGCAACGGCGCCGGTTTTCCCCTTGCCCGCTTTTGCAACGGCAGGTTTAGCCGCAGCCTTGGTTGTTGGTTTGTTCTTCGCTTTAGCGGCGGCAGCCTTGCCCTTCACCATTGGCTGCTCCTTACAGCAAATGATCTCACCCACGGCACAGCCGCATGCCTCATCAACAACAACCACGAGACTGCACACCTCACAAGTCAATAAATCACCCTTTTTTAACTTTGCCATGCTCGGCTCCCTCCTCTTAATTTTTTTCCTTGGCCACTGTGAAGCTTGCATAGTCGCCATATGTAAATGCTTGTACATGACAAATGATGTTTTTTCAAGTGATTATACAATATTTTTTTAAAAATTTTTATATGCTGGATATTATCTTCAACAGGTGGGCAATGCGTTGGCGGCTTTTACAATGGTATACGGCTGAAGAAATCCCTGATAATTGCTGTGGTTCTTGTCGGTTGCTCCATAGGAATAAGATGTCCGGCATCCTTTACGAGAAGGTGAGAAGCTTCCGGTAACAGGGAAACGGTCCGATTAAGGTCGATGAAATTTTTGCTCTCACTCTTCTCTCCCTCGACAACGAGGACAGGACATGAAACTTTCGGGAGGAGAGGCCACGGGTTATAGCGCAGACCGCCCATGAACAGGGCAGCCTCCGTTTTAGGAGAACAGGCTAACTGAAGCCCGCCCTTCTTTTTCTCTTTCATGCCATATGATATATAGAGTTCCAGCATTTCCTCAGTCCAGTTCTGAAAAAGAGCTTTTGATCTGAGATAGCCCATTGCCTCTGATGCATTTGCCCAGTGGTCGGTACGTTTCAACGCTTTGGAAGCCAGGGGATGATCTTTGACACTGATACCAGCACGGTAAAAATCCTCAGATAGAAAGATTGGCTCTATCAGGATCATTCCCTTTGCCTTTATGCCATAAAGTACATGTGCAATTGTCGAAACGGTCGCCCCCATGGAGTGTCCCACCAGGAGAGGATTTTCGATATTGTTTTTGTTGCAAAGAGCAGCAATATCTTTTGCAACTGTCGCCCAGCCGAGACCGCCTTTTTCAGGATCTGCTTTCCGGTAGTCGCAGATATAAGGGGCGATGATCCTGTATGATGGAGATAATTCTCTTGCAATGGGGTGCCATAACCAGGGCAAGAATCCCGTGGCATGAAGGAAGATCAAGGTTGGCCCGTTGCCGTTGTATGAGAGGTACGGCAGTTCGGCATCACCGATGTCTTGAGTTACTAATACAGGTTTTGCAAAGCCATCTCTGTTGACAGGCATATTAATATTTGCTTCCTTTCATTCTGAGCCGGGTGAACATGAATGCCGATAGAATATAGAGCAATACGGCTATCACAATAATAGATTTAAAGCCCCACCCTATGGCAATGAGCACCGTTGACGCACTTCCTGTGACGGAGAAGAAACCGTTTATGCTCCACGCCCAGGGAATGAGCACTTCCCTTTCTGCTGCCAATTCGCTGAGTCCCGATGGAAAGAGGATGCCCATGGGAACAGCAAGGGGTGCGATGAGTAAGCTGCACGAAAGCATTCTCAGCCACAATGGGAAGCCGGAGAGGGCGTCCTGGAGCCACCGGTCGGCGGTCAGGAAAACGAAGCCGGCAAGACCGATAATGAATACGGACCAGAAGATGTGTTTTGATTTGACCGGCCTGCATTTCCCTGCAATCAGGCTTCCTATCCCTGAGTAGACGAGGAATGAGCCGATTACGACACTTGCGGAGAAGATGGGGTCGTAGAGATAGCGGATGAATCGCTGCAGGATGGATATTTCTAAAAACATATAAGCCATTCCTAAAGAGCCGAAATAAATAAGAAGTGAAATGAGACCCTCCCGGGAAGAAAGAATGAAAGGCATGGGAGCCAGGATGAAGGCTATACCCAGCAGAAAAAGGACGCATGCCGTTATCCACACCAGGATGTATCCCCAATCCAGGAATGGGATCAGGGTGCGGTTATATGAGTTGAGATATTCTTTCAGCATGCCAATTTTAAAAAAATGAGAAAAGAAGGGACTGTCGTCTGTGGCGGGTTTAACATAAAAAGGATAGGTTTCGTAGAATTTTTCTTTTTCCGGTGATAATAGACTCTTTGCCGCATAATAAAAAGTGTCTTCTTCCAGGATATTAAAAATATTGGTTTCTTTTTCTTTAACTCCCGGGTAGTAGGAAATATCGAAAAGGCGGCTTTTGCAGTACTCCCTGATGGCCGCTATGTCCGTGCTCTCAAAGATGCCGTTTTTCACCAGGAGTGTGGCGGTCTGCCAGCTCCTGATCATGACGATTGATTGGGCAGGTGTGTTTTTCCCGTGCCTTTCAACTGCCTCAATCGCCATGGCGAGGAGCTTGATGTTATCCCGTGGAGGATTTTTAATCCAGGTGGAGATGGAGAGGATTCCCCCCGGTGCGAGAACCATCAGGCATTTCTCTATTGCCTCTGTCGTAAAAAGATAGTTTTCATTGAGGGAATAAACGCCGGCGGTAGCCGTACCCATAGATTCCAGCAGGCTGATCTGGACAAGATCAAAAAGTTTCTTTGTTCTCTGCAGGTATCCCCGCCCCTCTTCGATATAAACAGAGGTGTTTCCAGTAGTATAGAGATTCCCACTAAATGAACCATAAACTCCCTGCATCAGATGAACAATATCCCCATTCATTTCCACAACGGAGATACTTTTTGCCGCGTGGTATCCGGCGTTGAGCATTTCTGTTCCGGAGCCGCCGCCGATAATCAACACATCAGGATGATGTAAAATCTTATATGCAAGCGAGTTGGTCCGGTAATCCATAAAATGAACATCATTGACATTACCGGTGAACTCATTGATAGCCCCGACAGTGTTTCCGTCCAGAAAGAGCCCCTTCTGCCGCGGTAACGGGTATGGACAATTCAAACTCAAATCGGGGAGATAATGGTAGGCAGGGCTGGAAAGTACGGTAGCCAGACCGAGGGGGCCGAAGACTTCCATATCTTTTTTCGCCATGATGAGATTTTCGGCCTGGGCAAGATCTTTGAAATCGCTCATTGGGAGCGGAGCGGAGCGGAACAAAAAAACATGAAGAAGTATCATTGTACCTCCGGCGGCACAGATGATCCCCTGCCTGGTATGACTCGTACTTCCCACGAGAGCCGCACAGATTGTGATCATTGAAATAAAGAACATAATATCATACGGTTTGATATGAAAAAAAGTGAGAAGGACAATCAGGCTTCCCAAACCTGACCCTGCCATGTTGGCGAAATATATCTTGTGGATGTTATCGGAAGCGGCTACGAAGCTGATTCCGATACAGAGGGCGCCGAGAAAAAAGGGAACAAAGATGGCAAGGCTTAAGAAAAGAAGACGGATGATTTCGTATTTGTGCCAGATGATCATGAGGGGATTGAACGCAATCGCACGGTTCAGGTAAATGTTCATCCAGATCGACAATACGAGAAGGAGGGGACACAGGAACAGGACTAACGGGAAGTGATTCTTCAACTGTCTTTTAAAAAGAAAGATAAAAGTGCCGCTCGCCCCGAATCCAAGGAGGGCTATGCTGATGATGAGATAAGCGAAATGGTACCAGTACTGTATGGAGAACATTTTGACCAGGAGGATCTGGTAGGAGATAAGAGCGGCAGATATCAGGAAGACTGAGGTCTGAATACGTTGTAATGACAATGGGGCAACCATAGTGTTAATCGTGCTTCCCGGTCAGGGGGACAAAACGTACCGGCAACAAGTTTCTGGTAGTTATATTGCCGTCATTGTCCTTATTGATCAGGATAAGATTTTGAACCATGAAGGAGCCTCCCACGGGGATAACCATTCTGCCGTTATTTTTAAGCTGTGCCAGGAGGGGCGGCGGGATATGACCGGCTGCTGCGGTTACTATAATAGCATCAAAAGGAGCATGTTTATTCCAGCCGTAATAGCCATCTCCTATTCCAACGTCAACGTTATCATACCCTAAATTTTTCAGGCGAAAAGAGGCAGATGTTGCCAGTTCAGGAATAATCTCGATCGTGTAGACCTGCTTGACAATAGGCGAGAGGATTGCCGCCTGGAAACCCGATCCCGTACCGACTTCTAAAACCTTGCTGGTCTTATTCAGATTCAAGACCTCCGTCATGTACGCCACGATATACGGCTGGGAAATCGTTTGTCCGTATCCGATGGGAAGAGGTCTATCATCATATGCCGAGGCGATATATTTATCAGGCACGAATTTATGGCGTGGAACAGACATCATTGCCCGGATCACATGGGTATCTTTGACGCCTCTTTCCACAATTTGGCTTTTTACCATTGCTGTTCTTTGATCAAGGAAGTCAGTGTCATCGGACTTCGCGGCAGAGGCACAGGATACTAAGGGGTGAATTGGCAGAATAGTGATGGAGATGAGAATCGATAGAAAACTGAGGAGACTCTTATATGAAACCATATAGGTGAAACCCCGTCCGGCTAAAATAACGTAATCGCCCCCTCTCCCTTGATGAGAGAGGGGTTGGTTTCAGAAAACAAATACGGCGGCGGCGACGACGGTAGTGTATCCTGCTTTTCTAACAATCGCAGATTGGGTCACATTGCGTGTTCTGACGATTTTTCCGCTGATTTTAAAGATCTCCTTCTTCTCATCCCAGCTTTCATCGACATCAAAATCAATGCCCAGTGTGGATGCCAGCATAGCGGCAGCAAG encodes the following:
- a CDS encoding protein-L-isoaspartate(D-aspartate) O-methyltransferase: MVSYKSLLSFLSILISITILPIHPLVSCASAAKSDDTDFLDQRTAMVKSQIVERGVKDTHVIRAMMSVPRHKFVPDKYIASAYDDRPLPIGYGQTISQPYIVAYMTEVLNLNKTSKVLEVGTGSGFQAAILSPIVKQVYTIEIIPELATSASFRLKNLGYDNVDVGIGDGYYGWNKHAPFDAIIVTAAAGHIPPPLLAQLKNNGRMVIPVGGSFMVQNLILINKDNDGNITTRNLLPVRFVPLTGKHD
- a CDS encoding alpha/beta hydrolase, with the protein product MPVNRDGFAKPVLVTQDIGDAELPYLSYNGNGPTLIFLHATGFLPWLWHPIARELSPSYRIIAPYICDYRKADPEKGGLGWATVAKDIAALCNKNNIENPLLVGHSMGATVSTIAHVLYGIKAKGMILIEPIFLSEDFYRAGISVKDHPLASKALKRTDHWANASEAMGYLRSKALFQNWTEEMLELYISYGMKEKKKGGLQLACSPKTEAALFMGGLRYNPWPLLPKVSCPVLVVEGEKSESKNFIDLNRTVSLLPEASHLLVKDAGHLIPMEQPTRTTAIIRDFFSRIPL
- a CDS encoding cyclic beta 1-2 glucan synthetase, whose translation is MSHLWTSLRGNGLAQKFACFEPPLRAELFSADQMELHGKILAGSHTLSPGYAPDRLLTRLAENEGLLIGVQNLLTEAVKATRRITPAGEWLLDNFYLIEEQIRTARRHLPKGYSRELSRLMNGPSAALPRVYDIALEMISHGDGRVDPEILSRFAAAYQTVTALKLGELWAIPIMLRLALIENLRRVAARIATDRIDRNLADYWADQMTESATKDPKSLILVIADMARSNPPLVSSFIAEITRRLQGQGPALSLPLTWLEQRLSECGQTIQQLVQAENQQLAADQVSMSNSIGSLRFLSAMDWREFVETMSVVEQVLREDPGGVYGTMDFSTRDRYRHVVEKIARHSRFSESEVARTAIGLAHEGANGKDGNDRSAHVGFYLIDKGLPQLERALEVRLSPSEYLQRWSRRFPFLLYLGTITLMTSIFAGGLLAKAHVGALPGWAIVLIVLLSVLGASQLAIALVNLLATLLAIPHPLPRMDFSKGIPPEFRTLAVVPTMLISTQNIEDLIEALEVRFLANRDANLHFGLLTDFRDAQE
- a CDS encoding amidohydrolase family protein, giving the protein MNTKIIDSHMHCGIQNVNLPFEIIKQYLDSAGIQGACLFAPVEDIYDRYTYDFEDNSVWMTCRQRANNYLLDLQQTQENIFSYYFVWNDFRKDELKKGYKAIKWHRHEHEPVYNYDDPLCEGFLQEVYRQALPIVLEESFDNTRYFIRRVKGRTPIIIPHMGGLNGGFTALFRSGIWDDETIYADTALASGREISAFLDKYGSDRLLFGSDFPFGTPGSELQEVIRLNLGKQDFENIVCHNILRLLKI